Below is a genomic region from Ascaphus truei isolate aAscTru1 chromosome 5, aAscTru1.hap1, whole genome shotgun sequence.
TTCATAATCcagatattattttatttaacttaaaCCTCTTTATTGCTGTTATTTATGATTGATTCGATGAATAATATTAGTATTAGTTTTGGTTTATCAACTTTAACTTAATATCAGTAGTTTCtcccaattcatgtttttgttgtTAATAAAATGCTGTATACAGGAATCCCTCATTAATGCCCTTTGGTGTTAATGTCCGCAGGGTATAAATCCATTTAGCTTCAGTTCTTAACAGGGCATTGTCCCAATTACCTTTCCTTATTCCTAGTGGCACTTGATCAATCACCTGAAATGTTAGAAGGATCATATCACCAGTGTGTTCTTCATTGATATGTCTAAACAGTGGGGTGTCTATTCTGTTTCTAATTGTCCCAATGTGTTCAAGGACATGTCTGTGTAGTTCTCGGCTTGTTTTTTCTATGTGCATCAGTCTGCATCTGCATCTTGCCATATAGATGACACCTACTGTCTTACAGTTTCGGAATCAACAGATAAAAAAAGTTCTACTGTCCTCCCAATTTGGAATGTCTTTGTCACATTCATAAATTTCCATGCCTTACTGCTTCCACATCAGCAAGACCCTTTTATTTTTACATTCAACCATGTGCTCTCTTTCTTCTGTACATAGTAGCTATTGACCAGGTAGTCTTTTCAATTCCTGGAATGTTGTTAACATTGAGGTATAATGTAATACCTCTTTCAGTTCTTTATCCTCCGTCAGTACATGCCAGTGTTTGTTCAAAGTTGGTTTTATCTTATCCCACTCATTATTGGTGCCTAATATTCTTATTTTGTTGTCATTATTCCATTCCTAGTCTCTATCATACAGAAGAGTTTGTCTTTTTATGGATTTTACTTTGTTATATGCTTTTATCATGCAGGTGCGGCCATAACCTCTATGGAGGACTCTTTCTGTCATTATCACTGCctgctttttttttaatcttcctTGGTGGAATAATAATATTTCGCTCTTAAAAATTTGGCCACTAGGAATCCTCTGATCAGGGATTTTGGATGCTGGCTATTTTCCCTTTGTAGGTTCTTTGTTGCCAAAATACTATCTTTGTTGGGTGTATTTCTGACATTAATTTGAGGCTATGATTgtttgtgttttgtatatttacgAACTCATGAAAAAGCTCAGTAGGGCTGTTCCATAGAATGAGCACATCGTCTATGTAACGTGTCTACAGTTCTATATGTTGTGTATACCTTTTCATTTCTTGACTGAACGTTTATCTCCTCCCATCGTCCCAAGTAAATGTTGGCATACGTTGGAGCACAGGTTGTGCCTACGGCTGTGCCCCAGATTTGGTGATAAAATATATTGTTAACTAGCAAGAAATGATGTGTCGGTATTTCTTTTTGTAGTTGACAGATTAATTTATTGTACTCTGTgtattctgtgcctctctcttttTTTAGAAATGTGTTACTGCTTCCATCCCTCTTTCATGTTGTATTCAAGTGTAGACATCGAGACTAGTTAGCCAAGTTTCCTGGAGGTAGTATGATTCCCTCtattttctcaaggacatctttcaTGTCCTTTTTTATTGGAGGGAAGTGCAGTCACAATGGGTCTTAGTACTTCATCAAGGTATGCACTTGCCTTCTCACTTAGTCACCCGCAACAAATTATGAAAAATGCACACTGTACAACTGAGtgtgcactccctctctcaccctcctccttctcctcttcctctctcactctcgtGGCCAGGTAGGAgctgcgctgtagcagcggcagacaccggaagtcagtaaAGACTTCTGGGTCAGACCGTTGGGGCACACTCCTACCTGGCCGTCCTCCTGTGCTGCTCACAAGGTGTCAATGCTCTTCTCCTGCTTCCACCGCTTACCATCTAACACCTCTGTTGGTCTGGCATGGTGGTGCTcggtcctcttctcccgccgccAGCTGTTTTCCTCCTGTGCCGCTCCACTCCCATTGTCTTCAGCcctactaattttttttttaaccaaaatcaGACTTGGAAGGAGACTTATGTTCTATGTGTAAtatcactgtgtgttcaacaagactTTTCACAGGCAATACTCCCCCTGTTTCCCCTTtctcttatctttattggctgtctgataaggacagggtgagaTACGGCTAGAAATGgacaaacactcccccattcTGAGGCCCCAAATCAAACAAGTACTTTCTTGATTTTCCAAGCCAAATACAATAAGTTCTTTACAAATGGTTGATTTCTGTCACTTACTaaaggattgcctctttaaaatggCGTGCaaggctttgcaatgcattgtgggccTGGTATCGAAGGGGTGAAAAAGAACCAAATAAACCACTGTGATGTAAAACATTTCAACAGCACTAGCAAAAAAACAGTCACATTAACAAAGGAAGTCACCTTATTTTCCATACACAAATGATTCAAATTTAATTATGACTTGAAATATTCAACATCATTCGAAAATACATTTTCGTGAGATTAATTAAATGAATCATGGTTCATCTTGTCATTAGCCGTCACAAGCTGCCTCAGATTTGCAGTGTCATTTCACAGTCATCTCTGTTCATTTGAAATTGTAGCTCAGACAATGatttcccctccacctccccccccccccctccctctatataAATGGCAAAAATGTCCTTGGTTCAACAAGGCTATGAGAGATATTTTTCAGTTGCAGTACTGAGTCTACCACCTGATAACCAAGTTGCGATAAAGTCATGTTGCATACGTCTTGCAGGGTCCGAACTATATCATAGCACAGGTGCAATCTCCAGTTTTCTGCCGTTTCCGCAGAGTTTCGACATGTAGTAAATTTGAAATTCCCAAATGGGGCAACACTTCCATTTGTATTTTGTACTATCCATCTGTGAACATCAGCTTTCCACTCCAGTCCTGCAAAGTGATACATCTCTTTGGCCTTTTTCACTGGATCCTTAGCTATATCTTCGTATCTTACCAGCATGTATTTTCCTTTTAACCAAGAAGGCTTGCTGAAGCCACTGTTTACTGAGTTGCTGAGGTCAGTACATATGCTAGTTATCTGTGAGAGATCAATAGTGTGCGGCTTTCTTCCAGTAGAATTCCAAATCTTCCATGCCCGATACTGATCTATGAAGGTGCTAATCCTTGATGCGAGAATTCCTCTGGGGTCCCGCACCAAATGAATTATTTTTAGATTCAGCCTGGGATCTTCTGCAAGAGTCCTTATGTCATTTATTTCAGGAATTCGGACCGTTTTAATGGCCATGTGCTTGTACGTATGGCAGGACTTTGACGCCAATGTTAAATTTACAGTCCGGCATTTGGTTGAACACAGATATTCGTCTATAATCTGTAATTGCTCACACAGAGGAGGTGAACATAAAGCGTTACTTGCTCCTCTCCTGAAAAATGACGTCGTTTTATGATCCTTAGGTGCCGGTTTGATATAATTTTCCAGGAAGTAAAAATCACAGTCATAGAGATTACGGAGGAGATCTCTGTAGGCCCCAAGTAGAGATCTCCTGTCTATTTGTTTTTGAATCCTGCCACTGGAATTGGTGAAGGCCTGTTGGACATGATAAAGAGGCTCAAATAGGTAGAAGATGTCAGGGTTCTGGTTAAATAGCTGACCCAGAAATGAGGATCCACTTCTAGTTGTGGCAAAAATGATGATGTGCTTTCTGCTTTGTTGCTGCAGTGGAGCATGCAGATTACTGGGGTCTTCACACACAAATCTTGTAGTATTAtctacaataataaaaataatagagTTTACGAAGTATATGATACAATGAATGAGATGATATATAAAATGTGTTCTAATTAGGTTTGCCAGATGCTCCTCCAAAAATAGTGGACAGAATGGTGAAAGGTGTAACAcgctcaatacacacacacacacacacacacacacacacacacacacacacacacacacacacacacacacacacacacacacacacacacacacacacacacacacacacacacacacacacacacacacacacacaactctctgctatttcctcctctccttgaccgCACCCCCAGggtcctgacacctcctcctgattggctgcattacccaccagccattcaggatggaggaagctggccatccccctagcagcagccctgttcTGGGAAATCCCTTGGCCCCctaaagccggtcaggtcactatgtccagagaggtaatactggaaacATATAtgttcagtattacctctcattttttactggacagagggtccagatacaggacagtccggatcaatactggacacctggcaaccctagttctAATTACAGACAGATGCCTACTTGTGGTAACCATAGACAGTGATGTGGTTGTCAATTATTGATAAaaagtggggggttgggggtgaagtAATGGTACAGAGCAGTACTACAAATAAAGCCACTAAGCAATAATTAAATACCCCAACAAGCCATCATTGTAAGCCCCCCCCTTTTAATCATcacatacattaaaaatgtacgTTGACTATTCCATCCCATTACAACAAGCACGTTTGTAAGAAGGTGGAACTTGTAATGTagaaaataatcaaacataatgaAGCTGACAAAGTGCTTTTCACTAATCTGAATGCTAATTTTTCAGAGCCGtgttgaaaaaaaaccacagcaacTAAAACCCCCAATCTCTGCATTTACTGCAGAACGTATCTGTGCAATAATGTTTAGAAATAAAGACATTGTGAATTTTAAGAGGCCTACGTTACTCCTTGTGAAGCAGCGTCGCCTACCGTAGGGGGCGACTATGTCAAGAGGTGATTAGTGAGTAGCCCCATTTGAGGTGACAAAATACTGATACAGATTGAATGTGTAAAAATGTCATATTACAGGGGGTCCTTTGAAAGCACTAAAGCCCCATTAAATGTAACCTGTAGAGATTTTTTTTGTTGCATGATTTACAAACGGTTTGCAATTTTCTGAACATTTTGCAGCAGTTTGTAATAAAGAAGGGAGCACAAGTTTGCCGCAAAATGTACTAACATTTCATGAAAATTGGGCACTTTTGGCATTTTTATGAAGTTTTTAATTACACCtccgtaaaaaaaataaaaataaaaataaaaggtcaTGTGACCTTGCACATATTACGCTGCAAATGTTTGTCGCAAATATTGTTGTAGCAAACAAACACACTCCGTTAAATCAGTGCTCCTAATGTCACATTACATAAATCAGTAACGggtgttattttccctgaggttaacgcattTCCACAGACCTAATTATAAGTCAAAACAATGGCTGGCTGTTTCTTATTTGTGTAGCACAGGGCCGGCAGGGACATGTGCAGGGCAACGGCTCTTACAttctccggcggcatctcctcAGTGTCCCGCCATTCTGGCTCCGCAACGTCAAATTGTGTTGCCGTGACAACGGGAAGTCACATGACGTTGCggcgccacgttgtcatggcaacacggcaccCAGTTGTCATAGCGACGCAACgtggcgtcccgttgtcatggcaatgcggctcCATTTGACGTCGCGGAAGCCATGATGACAAAACCCTGCATTAGGAGATGCCGCTGGAGAAGGTAAGGGAGTTGCAGAGgtctcgcgctctcccccccgGCAGCCAGTTCAATTGTTGTGGAGGAGAGCGCGGGAACTCTGTAAGCGTGGGGCTTGGTGCACAAGCACCGACGACACCGCCATCATGTCGGCCCTGTTAACATTATTGTAGTGAAATGTGACTTTAAGTATACCTTAATTTTACTCCCATCCAGTGAAATCGCCATTTAACCAATGGGAAATAATGGCAGAAATAATGCTGTGCTGGTAAAATGCTACCGACCTAACTGCGATCTTACACCCACGTATGACCCCTGCTCCCTGATTTGAAGCTCGCTCAGCCCACTTTTAAATAGCAGATCTTGTGGTGCACCTGTCAATTaccagtctattaagacttcTTCCCCCATCAGAGAGGTCAAGACAACGCTTGCAGGTAGTGTTAGCACCTGTAGAAAGGGCGTACCTTGGCGTGGTTACGGGCTTAAAAATACTttgcaacaaaagacaggggtgcacaatgctacatccaattgacaaaacatatatggtaataagtataaagtttaaatacttcaataataataataattacttggttatttagttaaaccctttggccaaagcgtcataagcctgcagaccaaacgtcaaggtataaccaaattaatgcaggtcctacactacactgtgaacccttccctctacctctgtatgaggggaaagaaccatagtaggtcctgttcttgcagcaaagtgaaagacctcccaagttaaaaaggtgaggagtttcagctagctgggaatgtgtgtgttaatcaatttatgactggcaacagttgtatggaggtaggtggcacctccccccagagctcactcctcctcacctttttaacttgtgaggtcttttcactttgtttcaagaacaggatctactatggttctttcccatATTGAATACTTAtttaagtatttaaactttatacttattaccatatatgttttgtcaattggatgtagcattgggctgtcttttgttgtatacatttgccacgctcagtaacaCTCTTTCTGACATAAATATTTaatcatgatgtggtgggtgtaggagtttgagctagctgggaatgtgtatgttaaaaatactttggccaaagaatttgacTAAGTTACCATTACTTATGAAaagacagataagtatttaactatagaaTTTGCCATATTGAAAGTAGtagtggggatttttttgttgttgtctacATTAGGGCACAAACCCTGTATCACTTCTTttggcacaaatatatatatatgttgtagtgGGTTTGGATTCTGAGCTTGCAGAGCTTCTGTGTGTTTACACCCATTTGTGTATTTGTTTGgaattgtttttttccccccttcagtTGAGTAACCAAGAAATTGTGGCTCATGTTTATTTCACAAAATAGTCGACCTGTGGCCATTAAATATTGTACTTCTAATAATCATTCATTTAAACATGATATATATGTAGTTAAACTTCTTACCTTTGGTTTCTCTTTGTAGACAAGGGATTTCGTGGCACGAACCCTTAAAAACAGTTCTCAAGGACTTAATGGCAGTATACTGGATTCCTAGGGAGGCAAATGCTAATAACAGAACGGCTTTCCAAGAACACTCCATCATTCAGTCTTTACATTGCTTCAACTATATGTCCTGTCTTCTTCCTGTGCTTTAAATGGACATTGAGTAACAATTAGTTCAAATGAATATGATGTAGTTGTCTACTGTTACAAATGTTGCCATAGACCAGTgaggttatatactgtatattggtaGTTTTTACTCGTTGTGAAGATTGGTCCTTATTAATAAcgaaaacacacatataaagggGGGTTTCAGCACTCCtcttgtataatgtgtgtgttccTATCCCTAACGccataaaagaaaaatatatatacaaatgctgTGGTGCTGCCAGGATCCAAAACAGAACATGGAAGCAAAGTGTAACCTCACAGACAAGGAAACAAAGTGGTCCCATAAAACGGAGCACTCACGGATAAACTGAAGTGTAAAACTCATTTATTATTGGACACAACCAgtgaatgaataaaaaatatgGGAAGACAGGGGATAAATACTCTAAACAAAAACCAACCTACACTACCCACATAAAGTGTATATACAAAGTCACATACAAAAGCCATCTAAATAAcaaatatcaatgtacaaaatgaCGTTGAAAAATTCATCACTATGGCTCTTGGCTAGTCGGGAAATAGTAGAACATATCTGAACACATCAAACATCATGTACCGGAGGGAAAAGTGTATCTGTAGTCTGATAGGGAGCTGACAGAGCCAATAAAGCATTAGTGTAAATGACAAGATACTAAGCTGTATAGAAATACTACACGAAAAAGGCTCATAAGGATAATTATTGACTGAAATATTAATTCGAATGGAACGCGCGTCGGGCGCGCATCTGTGCGGTGGTGGTATGAGGCTTGACTTATGTTATCTATGTCAGATCCGGCTCTGCAGCAAGATGGTGGATCCATGCATCCAAACACACACCTCTGATACACAGACTTTAGCTTTCATTGAACTTTCCAATACTTTTCATGAGACACGCCCCTGAAATGAACTGGAATCTTCATCTTCTGTTCCTGACTATGGGGAGACATCCAGCTCTTTCTATATACACTGTACTGCCTGGCTTCAATAATTATCCTTATGAGCCTTTTTCATGTAGTATTTCTATACCGCTTAGTATCTTGTTATTTGCACTAATGCTTTATTGGCTCTGCAAGCTCCCTATGAGACTATAGATACTTTTCCCTCCGGTATATGATGTTTGGTGTGTTCAGATATGCGCTACAATTTCTCGATTAGCAACTGGCTATAGTGATGAATTTTTAAACATGTCATTTTGTATATTGATATTTATTATTTAGATGGCTTTTATACATGACTTTGTCTATACAAACATTATCTGGGTAGTGTCCAtattttttcaatatattttatgtatgtttcctgaTTTGTGTTAGGTTGTTTTTTGTTTAGAGTTTTTACCTCCCGGTCTTCCCATATTTTATTATTCATTCACTGGTTGTGTCCAATAATAAATGACTTTATTACTTCAGTTTATCCGTCAGTGCTCTGTTCTACGGGATCGTTTTGTTTCCTTGTCTATGAGGTTACACTTTGCTTTCTCCATCTTAATAACAACATATATAATGATTGCAGTTTGTCAAATTTGAAAGTAAGCACACGATCAAATCCCAAATAACGGTAATCACGAAAAAAATTAATCCGGATACAGTATTATCCTATTTGAAGCCATCTAAGACATACATCATGGGAAAACGTCCTTATGCAAGTACAGTATTGACTTTAATAATTCTGGAAATATTACTGAAGGAAAAACATATTATGTTGACTCTAAATGGATAAAAGAAACCCTCTCTTCATGAAATACATTTTTCATGTACTTGTATATAGTAGGTACACTTCTTTGGTTATTACGTGCTGCAAAGAAAGGCTCGGGAAATTCAAATAATAGAGGTCTCAACTTGATTGCCTTCAATTCGGAATTCCATTGCTCTCTGAGTCTAGCTATACATTTCACATCAAAAGTAAGCAATCAAGTTGCAGGTGATAGATAAGACCTTTCTTATTGCATGAACTATGATCCACTGAAGGAATCCTTTTGAGTATTCTGGGCCTTTTGTGAGAGCAGTAGAGACTGAATCAAAATAGTTTTTTGAGTGTATATTCCTTTTGGCATTTCCCAGACAAATTGATAGAAGCGACCAAGTGGACATTGTTGTTTATTGTGTTTAACATAGTTTCTATAAAAAGGGTTGATGACGATTAAAACTTTAGTATAACTTATATATTGAATTATTTTATAAAATAGTTTTTGACACGCCAAATATGCTGTTTTTCTAAAATGTAAATCTTTGCTCCGCCTTGTAAGATGTCAGGAAAAAAATCAAAGAAGAGCAGGGGATTGCATTTTGcgtcacattacaagcatacggaaatatgtatatatatatatatacacagtagaaACAGCATtaaagcccagatccacaaaagtccATTAACTCAGTTCTATTAACGGGACATTATCAAAATAATTAACAGCCATTATTTTCCTGGAGGTTAATGcctatcctcaaagctaattatatgcaaaaacaatagcCACTGTACATCTCGTCGGTATAGGCTTAACCTCATGTTAAGTTAGCATTACCTTGTGTTAGCTTGACTCATGTTAAGTATCTCTTACTTGGCGTTTCTCCCATCCAGACTCTGACAGAGGTTTTGCGAGGCCTGTAGAGCCTATGCTTTGCTTTAGACTCCCAAGTaacttatatacctccccaaacacacccttatacaacacgtggagagatacctgtgcacaaaaaggactcCAGAGATACCTGGGAACAATGTTTATTCCGTCACTTAAATATATGTTGTCTATGCAtagtcgtctctctctctctcctatattTCATGGTTCTGGATGGTGGATATGCATTGTTGTATTATTTTTTGCACATTATTAACACTGATGACCATTGTTATAATGTTAGCACTTAACGAGGCATTAACTTAAGCCCAGATTCACACAGCTCTGTTATTGCCTTAACAAGGCATTAATCTAAGAGCCAAACCCACAGGGCTTATAACGTCACAATACCAAAATCAGTAATGAACGTtgttttccctgaggttaacgcacATCAACAAAGCTAATTATAGGTAAAAAGAACGGTCGTTGTAGATATCATTAGCAAAGTCTTAACGTCAAGTtattatagtgcaatattgcattAGCTTCCTTAAGTATGTCTTAGACTTACTTCTATCCAAACCCTGAAATTGGTGTTTAAGTgtaacccccctcctaaaggCTTACTTGCAGGTTGGTGTATGCTGGTCCCCATCCTGTCTTACCATAGGGATGTTGACATCATGGGAGAGGATTTAGGAGAGGGAGAAGGTTCTAGAGAGTAGGTTCCTGGAGGatatgaggagaggagcctcggggggAGGTGATAGAGATAGACCCATAAAATAGTAGAACAGACCAGGCCCCTCTTTATTTATTATGCTGTAGAGAGTGGCGGTGCCCTTTAAGTTAGGAACCCAGAAGAAGGCTAATGGAGTCTAGCAGGTCCCAAAGATGGGACAGTGTCACAGTACAGAGGGCCTCAGAAAAGAGGGCTCAGCGGATCGGTTCTAACCGTGGATGCACAGTAATACTCAtctcagtctgtatggaagtggcagttcccaaacaggctgaAGGTACTATTGTCAATTATAAAGGACCAGCCAGGATCCCCATAATGGGCCTAGTGTA
It encodes:
- the LOC142494589 gene encoding carbohydrate sulfotransferase 1-like; translated protein: MMECSWKAVLLLAFASLGIQYTAIKSLRTVFKGSCHEIPCLQRETKDNTTRFVCEDPSNLHAPLQQQSRKHIIIFATTRSGSSFLGQLFNQNPDIFYLFEPLYHVQQAFTNSSGRIQKQIDRRSLLGAYRDLLRNLYDCDFYFLENYIKPAPKDHKTTSFFRRGASNALCSPPLCEQLQIIDEYLCSTKCRTVNLTLASKSCHTYKHMAIKTVRIPEINDIRTLAEDPRLNLKIIHLVRDPRGILASRISTFIDQYRAWKIWNSTGRKPHTIDLSQITSICTDLSNSVNSGFSKPSWLKGKYMLVRYEDIAKDPVKKAKEMYHFAGLEWKADVHRWIVQNTNGSVAPFGNFKFTTCRNSAETAENWRLHLCYDIVRTLQDVCNMTLSQLGYQVVDSVLQLKNISHSLVEPRTFLPFI